The Dendropsophus ebraccatus isolate aDenEbr1 chromosome 3, aDenEbr1.pat, whole genome shotgun sequence genomic interval tctgtatcttctactttacttactctgttctgtgcaagcaaggccgggcgccaccatcttgatgacgtaacttgcgtacCAGTGGTGAAacacaagtgacgtcatcaagatggcggcacccggccttgcttgcacagaaacaaaAGAGTAGGTTAattataagatacagactgcaaaggcagtctgtatcttcatagatagacttagggaaagatatacttatattttagggacagtgaaatttagatgataggttctctttaagggtacaaacccacacaacgtatacgcagcagatacgcagcagatacgcagcagatttgatggtgcagatttgatgctgtgtacagttatttagatctaatctgctgcgtacttgctgcgtatcgcagcagtaaatacgctgcgtatacggtgtgtgggtttctACCCTTAAGGACTAAATaggttcaggaggaaagtgtttttagtaaaaaaaacaagaacaagaacaagaggacacagtgagaggttagttgggggaaagatcagaagcaatgtgagaaaatattactttactgaaagagtagtacatacttggaacaaacttccagcagatgtggttggtaaatctacaataacagaatgtaaacctgcctgggagaaacatatatctatcctaagataataagaatggaaatactaaaagggcagactagatggacccaagggtctttttctgccgacaatcttctatgtttctatggaagAAGATCAGTGGGTTCCCTGAAGATAGAGACAGAGACCCAAAGGACTAGAAGTGTCATAATGGTAATGTGAAGCAAGGCGAGAGTACTGTCATGAAGGGGAAGATGATAAACTGACGAAGCAGATTCAGGTTAACATGTGTCAATTTCAAGCTGGTGATTGTGAGGATAACATTATCCAGAGTGAAGATTGAGTTAATCCATGAGGAGTACTGTTAACACTCTACTACCCCATTACTGCCAGGGCCAATTCTAGGTTTTCCGCTTCCTAAGGCAAAACCTGAGCTCCGTCCTCACTATTCTtaaggaaatataaaaaaaaaacatcaacataCAATGATGTGATATATTGTACTGTTCAGCATGAAACAGGACAGCACAAACCTACTGACTCCTCAAAAGGAAGTAGCCCTAACGTGTAATTGAGGTCACATTAATAATAGGGTTATTCCATGTTCCCAACGGACAATTACAAAGTGACAAGTGAACGTTGACTCATTTGCACAAATTTGCATTGCCTGGGCCCCTGACAGTAGCCCCACCTGTACATTCTTTATGGCAGCCCAGATATCATGTGGTTACAAATTGCTTAGTGAACACAACTAAGGctcaaatagtgcggtctatgcgcacccaaattactgaaacaaaaaaactaaagaatGCAAGACCAAAATATATAAATGTTAATTTTTATTGATATATCATAGAAATtagattaaacatttttttttaaatatcaaaggAGCTGgagctatacaaatccccaacaagACGGTGGACATAGGGTTCCATGATGTATGAAGTTACACATAATATCacataataaataacaataaataggaacctatatagtatatacacatatactgggcactgggtaaaTATTGCACAAAATAGATAAGTCTCAAAGTGAGtatacagacaaaaacacaatCAAACAGAAAAATACatgttacccatacatgtccttagtataggAGTCCACCACACCATtcacccgacgcacgtttcgcgtgttgctttatcaagggttggggatttgtatagctttAGCTCCtttgatatatataaaaaaaaatttaatctaaTTTCTATGATATAtcaataaaaatttacatttatatAAATTGCTTAGTGAgtagaaacattgctgttgttGCATATATGCGGTTTGTGAGTCAGGTGTAGATTCTACCATTCTATCATGCAGTGCTACAGCTGTTTTGTAAGGCGTGTGTTATTGGGGTTACTATTTAAGCATGAAGACAGTCCATGCTGTTTGTACATGTGGTCATGTCTCCTATTAGTTTATTACATATGAGCAGAAAATGCCTAGCTTCAGGCATACCCAATCTTATCCAGCTGGGTGGGAGTGGCTTAGATGATAAAAAGTCAGGATGGTTTTGGTATAGTATGGCAGCATGCCCACATGTTGGGGATGCAGGCCTTAAGCCTAATATAGCATGTCCAAAAACAGCAGAACCACCAAAGCAGAAAGCTTATAGCCACCATGATACAGTCACTATGGTAAGTTTAATGAAGCTATATTACCTGGTTTGGAGGGAAAAGAAAGGGGCACAGTTTACCAGCAGTGGGAGGTAAGATGTAGGAACCTGTTGAGGTCAAACCCACTCTACTCCATGGCTTATTTATTTTGGGTGGATTTATTAAACATGTTGTTTGGCACTTACAGGCTTGGATgaagaaattataaaaaaaaattctccaaagTTCTGCCACTGGCACCGGTCCTGACACATTGAAATCACTGCAGCCACTATAACCTGTGGTTTAAACCAGACTTAAAACTAAACCTTTCCTCACCCTAGACCAACATTTTATTTGCTTCCCTAGTCCTTTATTTAAACACGCTGCTGAAGGTTTGCAAAAAACCCGGGACTGAAGTCTTGAAGAAGCACTCCGGGGAAAAATTCTTTGTCCCCCTCCCGAGCGCTGGCGCATCTACTTACCAgcgatgatcggtgtcccacaGCGCAGCTTCGTTTTGGTCCTGCCTTTCAAATCCCACGTGCGTTCACATCaccgctcttctgacccctcttctatCTTCATGTCGATTAAAGGCCAGAAgtcacactctcccatagaaatGCACTAGAGAGCTTGACTTCTGGCCTTTAATCGACATGGAGACAGAGGTGGAGTAAGAAGAGTGGTGGCGCACAGACAGATAAAAGAAAATTCCGTTGTGCTTCTTTAAGAGCACCCTCCAAGCTACACCCATGGTTTAACCACATTGTGCAGGTAAATTAAATGGAATTCTGATCCTTTTTTATTAAATCAGTTTTTCAGACCAATATTTCTATTGTGGTGAATGTGATGACTTTGACACTCAACAATGTATTTTTCTCATCTGAAATCTTAGGTTTTTGATGGCTGGATAATTAAAGGAGAGAAGTTTCCTAGTTCATTGGATCACCCCCTCTCCACCAGTGAACGGTACACTGACATCTGCGAAGATGGGAATATGCAGAGTATCACACGGTCATCTCAAAATGTAGCAATGATATTCTTCAGAGTTCACAAACCAGGCCACGGCTTCACAATCACAATACGCAAGACTCCTAATCTGTTCCGTAAGTGGTTTCTATTTCTAACAGCAATAATTTTACTGAGCTAAGGAAATCATACATCTCTCCAAGGGCGTTAAATAAtgaaatgaatgctagaacaatcTGATAAATGTCCAGCCAGAAATTGCTATTGATTTTTTTCAGGTACAGTGCTCACTGCATAGCctccaataaaatatatattgtacGACTTATAAATATCAtgtagtactggaaaacttgatgaGTCATACAATGCAGACCAAACAATTATTGTTGACTGTCATTCTTTGGTGTTTCGCAACTGGCAGAGTAAAAGCAATGCATGGAGAAATGGAGAATCAAGGAGCTACTGTAATGAGACcttacatacagtggggaaaataaatatttcacACACTgatgattttgcaagtttttgcCACCTatagagaggtctgtaatttttttcGTAGGTACACTTCAATTGTGAGAGACaggatctataaaaaaaaaattggtatcaactccactcaccatgtttggaggaagaagaaggataattacaaccccaagaacacagtcccaactgtgaagcatgggggtggaaacttGATAATTTGGGAGTGCTTTCTGCAAATAGGACAGGACAACTGCACTGTATTGAAGGgaagatggatggggccatgtatcgtgagattttggataacttccctcagtaagagcattgaagatgggtcatgGCTGGGTCTTTCAGCATGACAGTGACCCGAAACACACAACAAGGGAAACTAAGGAGTAGCcccataagaagcatttcaaggttctggagtggtctagccagtctccagacctgaacccaatagcaAAATGGAGAGAGCTGAAACCCAAATTTGCCCAGCaacagccccgaaacctgaaatatctgtatggaggagtggtACATAATCCCTGCTTCGGTGTGgacaaacttggtcaagaactacaggaaatgtccgacctctgtaattgcaaacaaaagtTTCTGTATCAAATATCTGCTTTTCTATTGTATCATAGTAGATTTTCTATCTGCTTATCAAAGTTCtgcttttctattgtatcaaatatttGCAATAAAatgccaaaaatgtttttttaaatatcatagaatgtgattttctggaacattttttatacattctgtctctcacagttgaagtgtacatATGATACAAATTACAGACCTCTTTATTGTTTgtaagtgggaaaacttgcaaaatcatcAGTGTATCAAATGCTTATTTTCCCTGATGTACATTGTGATTTATTAGCTAGATAGTATGTGTTATATGAAATATAGTAAATATAGTGCTAGTTTAGATTTGTACAGAACAGAGTTTGACAGTGCTGCAGGGTGTGCATTAATTCCCATAGTACTTGAAAAAAActcttaggccgtgttcacattaCAATTTTGATATGCTTGATAAATATCAGCTCCCCGCTGCCACCTTTATccatgacaggagctgtccagagcaggagaggttttctatgtgggtgTTTTcacactctggacagttcctgacatggacaaatgtAACAGTAGGGAGCACCATGACTTTATGACTTCTTCTTAGGcatgcaacagctgataagtactagaatgcTTAagcttttatttaaataaaagtaatttacaaatcagaataagggcccttttacgcGACACAATTAATCGAGTGGGCAACCCGTACTAACAATCCTCgttcgtgcagccatggaaattgacagcacaaatatgcatatatccatgctgccagtttccacaTCACACAAGCAGAACATGCATACCTTCAGCACTTCTTTGTGATCAGGGATCCCACTTTCCTGTCTCTTTGACAGGATGCCTATACCTGTCACCTATAGTGAAATTCTTATGTCAAAGCCCCGTTAATGGGGTATTATCATCACAATAAGGAAGGATCCTCCAGCGTGTCCTGGTTTTAAAACAATGAAAAGGATGAGCCACAACAAGGCTTATGGGAGGTATAAATACATGTTAAATGCAACCCTTTTCTGTGGCCTTCCCTCTAACACTTGTACTCTACAGTATACCTCATATCCATTTAATCCACTGCCCAGGTAATCTACCTCTTTCCTCCTTTGCCAATGCCTCCACTGGGTACTCAATGACCAGCAAATATTGACAATATTCACAAGGCTGTCCTCTATATCAGTGTTCCCCAATTTCATTCCCATCTAGTACCATCAACAGGTTAggatttgaggatttcccatacaaagaacacctgtgataatacctgatagttatatcacctgtgaaatactaataaaatccttaaaacatgacctgttggtggtccttgaggactggaattgGGTAACAATGATCAATAACATATAAATTACATTAGACATGAACAAAACGACAGCcttctatagatatagggggcccTGTCCACGAGGACCCCATATTTTCTAATTTGTGTCTCCAACACATTAGACTCTCTCCCACTATTAAAATCTCAACAACCAACACTTAACAAATAGCATACATCGATGTAACATCCTCCTATTTCGCAGTGAATTGAATTCTAAATAGGAGACAATAAAGAAGGAAGCATTCAGCTAATACTCACTCCACTCACTACTGTATCTATAGGTCCTTGTGAGTTCACAGCCAAGGGGTCTGAAATTTAGGGTTTTAAATATAGGGGTCTAAAATTAGTTCATGCATAAAATGCTTTTCCAATCAATCCTGATTTATTGTAATTTAAGAACAATTCTAACTTTTGTCTTGTTTTATTGTGCCTTATCCTATAGCCTGCAATGTGATTTCACAGTCACCTAGTGGAAAATTTACTATGATCATTCCCCATCAACATAGAAACTGCAGTTTTTCTATAATATACCCGATTGTGGTCAAAATATCAGACCTAACACTGGGCCACTTCAATGAGCTACAGCTAAAGGTATGATGGGTATATGGGACATGGGATTTAACTTGttttatgtctgtgatcatggcAAACCAAAACTAATTGTGTTTCATAAGCCTCTGGTAtgtgcattaaccctttaaagtgtacatgtcattTAAGGCAACACTTCATTATAAGCTGTCTTGTATGTGTACATAAGGAGTAGCATTACTGTAGATCTGGCCATTACATTATGTGTATACGACATATATGTGGTGtctcaccatgggtgttgctcgtagtcacacccttcgcaaaagcctgtattgTAAGTTGTGATGAAGTAGTGTTAAGTAGTgttagtagtgttaaagtttcgccacaagatgttgctattgcaagtgtatatacatagttgATGCACAGCTCTagaactgtaagggttattgtttattggtatgtcacatggatctgtagaccaatgagcgtgttctcttcttctgtcctatcaatTCTCCCTCTATTTCTTCTATATGCACTCTTCtgccattcacagcacaccttatagggTGCTAtaaataggaagtcacatgggtagaggaggtgtagaggtcttttgtcactgggctctgtagaggaaggacacaagccagtaCACTCTCTGTAGCAGCCTAGTTGGGCCCCGTCCCTCTGCAAGGTCCCATGTCAGGGACAGAAAAACCAGGCCAGAAGAGGTCTTTGTCACTAGACTCAGTAGAGACAAGATGCAGTTAACGTATTCTCCTCAAGTCcggatccggatagagcaaacttgctagaagcctatgaactatgatgtaagcagggaaccctcagcattccactcatcccaggtaagaaggtctggggcttgtgtcacccactaggacaggtcccccgacactggtagggcaataggtggttcattcctacaagagtcaatgcacaggcacaagtattctctcttaagtattcttctatttctacctcatcctccaacatcccggcagagaacAGTACTAGTTGGGTTGGGACTGTCACAACATCCTCTACTCCTCTGATTCTatactctcagcacgcaactcagtgcACGTGACTGTACTAATTCTTCTCCGCTCACTACCgatctggatcctaacttatcaaCTGTATTATTAAGTATAAAGTGTTGTTTCAAggtaaagctgtatgacctgctgtgcATACACACTCTCCAAGTAAAGTAGACCCTATTTATGATCAAGAGACTCTGTGGTTTCTCACCCCGCATCAACACAGTACATGAacattccttgggttatctccaaTGTCTgcgggtggcagtgccaatagtccaggtgggtcattgttccactctggaccactgtgactaccccaacagcctggcaggtcactgaccacaaggGAACAAGGTATAATCTGCCCACAAACtgactaaaagcaggtgtgccaccatacctgtgtgcccaaacggCACTGGCGTTACAACACAACATCTTTGGGCCTGGCTAAATCTCGGCCAACCAACATAGAAATGGCATCACACCTTACcttctggcaagtgaccagccgtaccTCCGCCAGAACGCCGCAGGGGGCTCACCACATATACATCATATCATACTTCATATATAATCATATCTCTGATTATCGGTTGTCACTGATTTATGATATCTCCCATACAATGCTCTCAAGGAACAGGGGATACTTCAATTCTATCTCTAAATAGCATAGAAGCAGCTGAAGCAGTGTAGAATACATTATAGTGTAGTAGTGAGCAATGTAAGCTGTAAACCAAGCCTTGGGGTAATGCCTATTACATTAATCTTGAGTACTGTCTCTCTATAGTCTCTGTTTTCTTATTGTTATTTCCAATCAACCCCCATCCATCTCCCTTCTTTTAGTGAGCTGTGGGTCTGTCTTGTAAACACAAGACAGAATTTAACTGCTTTTCGGAGTGAATAAAAACTTGTAGAAGGGGTGGGAAACAGGAAATTAGTATCTTATATTTGCTTGAATTATTGATGATTGCAACATTTGTGAAAAACAGAATGGCCTTTTAAAGTTTCCATTAACCAGGGCTTGTGCAGTACGTAATATGTACAATGCAGTGTAGAGCTGACGTTTTATAGCTATTTTTCTGATTATATACAACCAGTAAAGCTGGCAGAAAAATAACAATCAATGGCAGCTCTCATGACACATCTGGTAAGCGGTGTACTGTATGGGAGAGCGGAGAAAGTTAGTTTGTAATATTTTGTCCCTTTTACTGTTTATCCTATTTTCATCTACTAATCTCATTTCTCTTTTTATATCACTATATTATGGGAATAACAAATAAAATACTCCTGTATCTACAGAAGCCACCACTAAAAGGATGTGGTGGAGCCGGAGACTTTGTGGAACTCTTAGGAGGTGCTGGATTGGATCCATCCAATATGTTTCCCCTCGCTGATCTCTGTCACTCATTTCATGGTTCCGGTAAGAGATAGCTTGTACTATATCTCATCCAGTATATGACATTAAATAAAATTATCTAATGTTTTGGGTTCCTCTACATTAATGTTATAGGGAATGAATGTCAGATGAAAACCAATCAATATGTAGAATTCCACTTTATACTTATGTCGGCCTACAGACGCTCTACTGCTACTCTGCCCACAGATGATGATGGTAGAGATAAAGGAAATCGGTCATGAGAGAATTTCACTGCCTGACCCTGTTGTTCATGGAGACATATGCTACTGCCAGAGCAATCCAtttgcgctcccccccccccccccccagccctatTGAGAACATTGCCATGCCAATGGTTCTGTATAAGGAAGAAGGGAGAAGGAACTGTCAATTATTcaattattgaaagtgtatggccactgtagggatcttcccgggggatggtgtgtttggacacagttcacagcagacttggacttgtaaaatatcagcttggcgtttatttgcagcataaacagtccatcaaacagaaatacagcagcaccgtgctttaagaataaaacaaacagaaaggtcttgcccgtctgggcgcttactaaccaacaggtcacctatctgacacttcgatcAGCGGTATCGCACGGTATGAAATAGCCCCAGCAGCGGCAGTATTCtttgctcccagcaaacacagcatgcaggctgttcactcctggctgagagccatcacctgcagctctgtggagctcttaccttctcaggctgattgctcacctgatggcaaaacccaaactggatcggggggaagggaatggcaggtgccactaccaacctacccgccattccagtaaatccaggcccggaaacagtaaataatagctcagcagcataacactgctgagcacagatccctcctggactcaccatctcacgctatgaagcaacctaggtgagatgtacatcccctcgaagactttaccagtgacatgtctacaccaCCTTTACTCACCATAGTTGGTTGCATTGCTGACTTGTGCTTTTTATCTCtgcagcacaaatgaagattggCTGTGACAACAGTGTTGTGCGGATGGTATCAAGCGGTAAATTTATCAATAGGGTAACATTCGAGTATAGTCAACTTGACAGACAACTGGAAAGACAGCAAGGCAACAGTGTGGAACAAGTCTGCTCACCACTCGATTgatctgattgttttttttttttttaagtaaaagtgttattttacaataaataaattactcATGAACTATCCATTTATAACATGATTTAACTTTCTGCTGTTTCCAAACCAGGATTCCAAATATAAAGTGTATAATTTTATAGGTTATTTTTATAAGAGTCCCCACTTCTCTATCAAGTTGGTAACATAAAAAAATCTGTTGAATTGTTCTGTTTATCCGATGCCATAAAACCTTATATGAATGGGGCTGTAGCATTATTACTTCATGCAATCGGGTAAACTGGGTGGACCACAATTTTGTTTTTTCTGTCTCTCAAATGTGAGGGCAAATAAATAAGATGTTTGAGCATAGTAGACAGTGTACAACATGTATGTGCTTTGTAAATTAAAACCGCTAAGTAATAAAAATGGTCTTGCTGTCCAAAGCAACCAACCCAAGTTCAGCTCACATATTTCTATTGCTATGTAGAAGATCAAGTCAGAACAGTTGCTGAATATAACGACTAGGATAGACAACTACCGAAAGTGGAGATATTGCTCTTGGAGTCAGAGCTTGGATTTCTATTACCTTGGTTCAACTGGCTCCCATCCTCAGGTTTTTTTGGCTTTACACAATAAAATCCCATACTCATCTCTCTAGTTGTTCCCAGCAAAGTGTGGATACTGCTCTAGAAACCCAAGTAGAAGGgcacagtgatatcactgtttaCTTTTAATCGCTGGCCTCAGCAGTCATTTGCATTTCTTCTTGCCTGCCCCCTGGCAATTTTCTGCCAAGCCTAGGAAACCATTTGAGCACATCTCTGTTAATTGTAGCCAATATTATGGGTTTCTTTTTGTCATTCTAAAGCAAAAacatgatttaaccccttaacgacaaagggcgtatatttacgccctgttgtcgtTAAGAGCGTTGAGAACGGGGctgcgcggcaaccccgctctgaaccgcggtgatctcgggtgccgcgtgtagcccggggccgcggctattagcgggcacgttccgatcgccgtgcccgctaataaggtaatcagatgcagctgtcaaagttgacagctgcatccgattaccggatgcagccgttccctgttgtctagtggcggagatcgctcccccgggacgttgtcctggaggaacgatctccgtgactgaagccggccggggtctccaccaagatggcgctgatccaggctcggcactcgtttgttctcggctgcagcagccgaaagcaaacgagtgccgctctcattgatctttgctgtatacagcaaagatctcaatgagagatcaaagtgtacatactagaagtcccccagggggcttctagtataagtgtaaaaaaaattaaagtgttgttgtcaataaaaagccccctcccctaataaaagtctgaatcacccccccttttcccaggttataaataaaaataaataaataaacatgtttgctatcgcggcATGCgttattgcccaaactattaatttatcacagtcctgatctcgcacggtaaacggcgtcagcgccaaaaaatcccaaagtgcaaaattgcgcattttggtcgcatcaaatccagaaaaattgtaataaaaggcaatcaaaaagtcgcatatgcgcaatcaatgtagcgatagaaagtaaacatcatggcacaaaaaatgacacctcacacagccccatagaccaaaggataaaagcactataagcctggaaatagagcgattttaaggaacatatatttgttaacaatggtttgaattttttacaggccatcagataaaagaaaagttatacatattacatattgttgtaatcgtaacgacttgaggaatatatataacaagtcagttttaccaaagtgcgaatggcgtaaaaacaaataccccccaaataaacaaaatgcattggggtttttttcaatttcaccacacatttatttttttctggttttccactgtactttatgaaaaaattcagcctgtcattgcaaagtacaattagtgacgcaaaaaagaagggctcatgtgggtttctacgtggaaaaatgtaagtgctatggccttttaagcacaagggggaaaaaacgaaaatgcaaaaatcgaaattggctctgttaaggggttaattccttTACCCAAATGCTTCAGAGATTGGCTGTGCTAATTTGTATACATATCAAATATGAATGTACATAACATTGTATgacatatacaaaatatcacatccaTACATTATTTATTTGAAGTTACAGGACAGGAGCTCCATTATTAGTCTACAGAAGCCTGACTACTGTAATTAGTTGGATTAGTAGACAAGTTGGGGAGTGTTTTATATTTTAAGTCTCAAAATAGGTTCCaaaacagtgtgtgaaaaaaagctTTACAGTCATTTTACCCTTACCTGTtacatttaaaaacttttaacatgttgtagagacatataaaaagttttaccCAACAAAGGTTTAAATGTGCAGTGAAAAAGTGTGGAGCCATGTGTGTCGCTAAGTGTTTCTGTCCCTTCTCTCTTTACCGAGATGGTCCTGTAGACTTAATTGAAGAGTCTGCTTTGATCACGAGGCACAGAGCTAGGAGAGAATGTGTTTAGCCTGCATTTCTCCCGACTCCTTCTAGCATTCGGTTGAGCTGTGAACACCCAGACACCAAAACTTCTGACATCTGCCTTTTTTATGAAATGAAGCTAAAATTCTTTGTGAGATGATGACAATTAGTATGTTGACTCTAGGCATCTAAAAGTTTATGACCATAGTTGCTGTGTGCAAATAACTTGCAATGCAACCGAGATGTGACTCTTACAAGGTCAGTACCAGAAGTAGCTCGAAAACGTCATCTAGAATTTTTTGCCAATTATTAAAGGAACGTTCACTTGCAGAGGTGAAGAGATTTCCAAAGGATGAGAAATCTATGCGCATGCCATGTATATATCCATGACCACAATGTCTATGTCCATCATGTCCAAACTAGATGTCCACATTCTAACAGGTATTTAATACAGTAGATAGGGATATGAGGGATTTCATCTCCCAAATCTTTTGTAATAAATTGGCATAATTTACCATATCTATTAAAACATAGAAAATGAAAacatttgttcatctctagtcaaaaaaattaaattatactcttctttcagtaaaaaaaaaaacaaaaacttttgtgaaTATCTGCAGCAAGATTATTAATCATCAATGATCAAACTGCTTTGTGTGCTACAGAAAAGGCAGCATTGGAAAAGATATGTATTCAGGTACAAACCTTTATAAATGTAAAATATGCTATGTTTCTGTATATTAATAAAGATAATTA includes:
- the CRHBP gene encoding corticotropin-releasing factor-binding protein — its product is MSPLFWLHWHVLLIFLAALRGHCRYIQVRDATEDALALLNRDIKRELSQEQMYRRSLRCIDMLSIEGQFTFKAEQPQLHCALFLIGDPEEFITIEYNFVNIDCLGGDILKVFDGWIIKGEKFPSSLDHPLSTSERYTDICEDGNMQSITRSSQNVAMIFFRVHKPGHGFTITIRKTPNLFPCNVISQSPSGKFTMIIPHQHRNCSFSIIYPIVVKISDLTLGHFNELQLKKPPLKGCGGAGDFVELLGGAGLDPSNMFPLADLCHSFHGSAQMKIGCDNSVVRMVSSGKFINRVTFEYSQLDRQLERQQGNSVEQVCSPLD